A stretch of DNA from Synergistaceae bacterium:
CGATGTTTTCCTCAACGGACTTGTGATAGTAAAGTTCCGCTTTCTTGAGCTTAACCACGCCCATATTGCACCATCACCTCTTCCGTTATCCAGCTCGCCACGCTCACGACCTTTTCGCGGTGCTTCGCGTAAAAAGCCTTGGCTGCCGTTTCTCGTTCGGATACAATGATTCGAGCCTTTGCCTCGGCCGTGCGTTCCGCCAGTTGAATTTTTTCGCGGAACTGTCTAACAGCCAACTGTTTCGCTTCTTTGACGGTATTTTCCGCGTCCGCCACGGCTTTGTTCAATTTCTTGACCGCGTTGGATCTGGCGTCTTGCACGCCTTTCGCCGCTTTTTCCTCCGTCGCCTTGATCTCGTCGATAAGGTTTGTCGCCATGTTCGAGTCCACCTCCTTTCGCCGGCACGTTCAAAAAACGTGATTTTGGGATACTTATTATTATCTCAATTATGATTAATAAAAGCAAGACCGCGCGACTTACCCAAAACCGCAGGTTGGATTAATGGTGGTGGCATGAGCGGCAGGAGAAGCAAAAATTTCGACTTTTGGAAGGTTATATGTGGTTTCTAAATAAATTATCATACATTAATATTCATATTTAGGAAACTATTATAAAATGTTGCAATATATTATGGTAAATTATATACAATGTATTAAGCGGCGTAAGTAACAGAGCTGTGTGTTTCGACAATAGAGAGGTGGGTAGATGAAGGCAGAATTTAGAATTGACTCTAGAGTATGATAATAGAGTATGATAAATAGTTCATATGCGTTCCGATATTGGATTGTCATGTTGAATTGCTATGACAGAATGCCCTGGATCAAAGCTCAGGGGGGCGGATTTTCGCCCCCCTTGTGAGTCTTTTGATCTTTAGCGCAGCAGGCTCAGAACGTTCTGCGGCAGGGAATTAGACTGAGCCAGCATACTGGTTCCGGCCTGGAGCATGATTTGAAGTTTGGTGAAGTTCATCATCTCTTTCGTCATGTCCGTATCCCTAATCCGGCTCTTCGCCGCCGTCAGGTTCTCGCCCCGCCACGGTCAGGTTGGTGATGGTGTGCTCTAGGCAGTTCTGCTACGCGCCAATTCTTTCCCTCTGCATGAAAACTTTGTCGATGGCGTTGTCAATGATGGTGATAGATTGGGTCGCCGAGTCACGGTCGGTGACGCACACTGAGTTTAGCCCTAGGGCCTCCGAGCGCATGTCACCGATGTTGACGCTCATATCCTTGCCCTCGTTGGCTCCGATCTGGAACACCGTCGTGTTGTCCGCGAGGTGCAAGATGGTCTGCTCAGATTCCTCGTCCTTGGAGAGCACGAAGGACTTTGTGGGCTCGTCCCATTCCGCCTTCACGTTAGCCATGGGATCAAAGATTACGTCCACGTTTTCGTTGACCACGCCGATGAGCTCGTTAGCCGTGATCTTGACGTTGCTGGCAATGGAAATGGATTTGCCGTCGTGAACGTCCCAGACGCTGGTGGAAAAGCTGTTTTCCTCGGCTGCCTGGAGTTGGTTCAGGGAGAGCTTGTTGATGAGTTCTTCGTCACCGGCGAAACTGATTTTGCCGTTATCTCCCGCGACGGCAAAACGGATGACAAACGTTCCCCCCAGAGCCTCCGACGTTTCCTCTTGCGCATCATTTTGCGCATCATTGAT
This window harbors:
- a CDS encoding cell envelope biogenesis protein TolA, translated to MATNLIDEIKATEEKAAKGVQDARSNAVKKLNKAVADAENTVKEAKQLAVRQFREKIQLAERTAEAKARIIVSERETAAKAFYAKHREKVVSVASWITEEVMVQYGRG